Proteins from a genomic interval of Pecten maximus chromosome 13, xPecMax1.1, whole genome shotgun sequence:
- the LOC117340476 gene encoding putative nuclease HARBI1 has protein sequence MAEEADVFSQRNGFPGIIGALDGTHIHISKPKDHPQSYFNRKGYYSIQMQAVCRHDMRLTHVFVGYPGSCHDARVLKNSDIWNNGLQLCNNTYCILADGAYPIRRWLLTPYRDNGHLGNRERRYNHYHSSCRVVIERSFGLLKGRFRRLQNLQTSSIKTACQIIMASSVLHNICILQKDEVSDFLEEDGDQPNHHQPVPNIVENDAEGVLKRNIIANRLV, from the coding sequence ATGGCAGAAGAAGCTGATGTGTTTTCACAAAGGAATGGTTTTCCAGGTATCATTGGAGCGCTTGATGggacacacatacacataagTAAGCCAAAAGATCATCCCCAGTCCTATTTCAACCGTAAAGGATATTACTCTATCCAGATGCAAGCTGTTTGTAGACACGATATGAGACTAACACACGTTTTTGTTGGATATCCTGGCAGTTGCCACGATGCACGTGTCCTTAAAAACTCAGACATTTGGAACAATGGGTTGCAACTCTGCAACAATACTTACTGCATTCTGGCTGATGGAGCCTATCCTATCAGAAGATGGTTACTCACACCTTATAGAGACAATGGCCATCTCGGAAACCGTGAACGAAGGTATAACCATTACCATTCATCCTGTAGAGTCGTTATTGAGAGGTCATTTGGGCTACTGAAAGGACGATTTCGACGTCTGCAAAACCTTCAGACAAGCAGTATCAAAACTGCATGTCAGATAATTATGGCTAGTTCTGTGTTGCATAATATATGCATTTTACAAAAAGATGAGGTCAGTGATTTCCTGGAGGAAGATGGTGATCAGCCAAATCATCACCAACCTGTTCCAAACATTGTAGAAAATGATGCGGAAGGAGTTctcaaaagaaatattattgCCAATCGACTGGTGTGA
- the LOC117340477 gene encoding uncharacterized protein LOC117340477, protein MSSAQAHLLSSDQAQAHLLSSDQAKAHLLLSDQAQAHLLPAEQAQAHLLSSDQAKAHLLLSDQAQAHLLPAEQAQAHLLSSDQAKAHLLLASSSPSSVVRPSPSTSTSSTDTEGSGCGAWNRSATLLLLEDYRIISKKVEAGQKTKKSMWNEISANLKKRGYSYTPDQVSGRFKTLVRGYKNFKDHQKKSGNGTKAFEYKEEMEELLGQDPAVVPVITLSSTAQNDTDIDDSLDSSRDGDETEDTTSAASNATVSESSKRKKPNTNDPVDANKKRRCSSRADVIQSLNDCMKNQESENEKKEARHREKLDVLKELVGALSKK, encoded by the exons ATGTCATCAGCCCAAGCTCATCTTCTGTCATCAGACCAAGCCCAAGCTCATCTTCTGTCATCAGACCAAGCCAAAGCTCATCTTCTGCTGTCAGACCAAGCCCAAGCTCATCTTCTGCCGGCAGAGCAAGCCCAAGCCCATCTTCTGTCATCAGACCAAGCCAAAGCTCATCTTCTGCTGTCAGACCAAGCCCAAGCTCATCTTCTGCCGGCAGAGCAAGCCCAAGCCCATCTTCTGTCATCAGACCAAGCCAAAGCTCATCTTCTGCT AGCAAGTTCAAGCCCATCTTCTGTCGTCAGACCAAGCCCATCTACTAGCACCTCTTCAACAG ATACAGAGGGTTCGGGATGCGGTGCATGGAACAGAAGTGCAACATTACTTCTCCTAGAAGATTATAGGATAATCTCGAAGAAAGTTGAAGCTGGtcaaaaaacaaagaaatccATGTGGAATGAAATCTCAGCAAATCTTAAGAAAAGGGGTTACAGCTATACACCAGACCAAGTTAGTGGAAGATTTAAGACTTTGGTAAGGGGTTATAAAAACTTCAAAGATCATCAGAAGAAAAGTGGGAATGGAACAAAAGCTTTTGAATATAAAGAAGAAATGGAAGAATTATTGGGGCAAGATCCTGCAGTTGTACCAGTAATAACACTGTCGAGCACAGCACAGAATGATACAGATATTGATGATAGTCTAGACTCCAGTAGAGACGGAGATGAAACTGAAGATACCACTAGTGCAGCAAGTAATGCAACAGTCTCTGAATCTTCCAAGAGAAAGAAGCCAAATACAAATGATCCTGTCGATGCAAACAAGAAAAGAAGATGTTCCTCGAGAGCTGATGTTATCCAGTCTTTAAATGATTGTATGAAAAATCAAGAGTCagaaaatgaaaagaaagaagCTCGACATAGAGAAAAACTTGATGTCTTGAAAGAGTTGGTGGGAGCTTTAAGCAAGAAATGA